A stretch of Planctomicrobium piriforme DNA encodes these proteins:
- a CDS encoding tetratricopeptide repeat protein has translation MAYFGAKTASIRSWSYAVACFACLIISDSLLYSQNPAEQANYEPANLAQQAIETLIAASSSVDEANRLSFDNVLARTLLLKIRLHQIGSLPAFVEATRQVDFPFSRLDVESALGGELAFQGRIEEALALIDAADDSGSMTNNDRLNIASGVADELTRQGRFNEVAVVASHLKTTDCQAHLLFFGVIAPLASLGDVTGAIKQLEQIQDETGEFALLLAEELFRFNQPEESFSLLIKHFPPPIEIAADSEQPFRLIGAVKLYAKLGKAIIVNKFCDAYRTIKNYPFLLEALATAYFYEGNNEQFLKTSREITQLTPFNVYALSEPLHLLSLRSPESLTPALQFIGDSVPASDQDTAFYVLSQRLQDQQRWRDALEVLLLTSARSSRLYACIEFVERMAKSSATSREFDAVAKQILQVFQLEKEPIRTELLCGFVTAWAKRQPVNEAIRRSLIACVHETRQRLARQVESGMNVKADSQIADLVEAWLAVKETNFPIDILDLVANPDLREDLRARILIGNKDYPSALSAALKTLPADRPDLLMHIFKRASLNHRADWALSAAASLTGIDRGAALAGIAAGVSGLLNEEFPRD, from the coding sequence ATGGCGTACTTTGGAGCAAAGACGGCCTCGATTCGCTCTTGGTCATACGCCGTGGCGTGCTTTGCCTGCCTGATCATTAGTGACAGTTTGTTGTATTCTCAGAACCCCGCGGAGCAAGCGAATTATGAGCCTGCAAATCTTGCTCAACAGGCCATCGAAACTCTGATCGCTGCATCATCCAGTGTTGACGAGGCAAATCGACTTTCATTCGATAACGTTCTCGCCAGAACACTGCTCCTGAAAATTCGACTCCATCAAATCGGCAGCTTGCCGGCGTTCGTCGAAGCCACTCGACAAGTGGATTTCCCGTTTTCTCGCCTGGATGTGGAATCCGCCCTGGGGGGTGAACTTGCCTTTCAGGGGCGGATTGAAGAAGCACTGGCCTTGATCGACGCTGCCGATGACAGCGGTTCGATGACCAATAACGATCGGCTGAATATTGCCTCCGGAGTGGCGGACGAATTGACCCGGCAAGGTCGCTTCAACGAAGTCGCAGTAGTCGCTTCGCATCTGAAGACAACTGACTGCCAGGCACATCTCCTCTTCTTTGGCGTCATTGCTCCGCTGGCTTCGCTCGGGGATGTGACCGGAGCGATCAAGCAGCTTGAACAGATTCAGGATGAAACTGGAGAGTTTGCATTACTGCTGGCAGAGGAACTGTTCCGTTTCAATCAACCTGAAGAGTCATTCTCGCTACTGATCAAGCATTTTCCGCCTCCTATCGAGATCGCAGCAGACTCGGAGCAGCCATTCCGGTTGATCGGCGCAGTCAAACTTTATGCCAAGTTGGGCAAAGCCATAATTGTCAATAAGTTCTGCGACGCCTATCGAACAATAAAAAATTATCCCTTTCTTCTGGAAGCGCTGGCGACAGCCTATTTCTATGAAGGAAACAATGAGCAATTCCTCAAAACCTCCCGCGAGATTACCCAACTGACTCCCTTCAACGTCTATGCTCTCTCTGAGCCATTGCACCTTCTCTCGCTGAGATCGCCGGAATCGCTGACGCCGGCTCTACAGTTCATTGGCGATTCTGTGCCTGCCTCAGATCAAGACACAGCGTTCTATGTGCTGAGCCAAAGACTTCAGGATCAGCAAAGATGGCGCGACGCTCTTGAAGTATTATTACTGACCAGCGCTCGAAGCAGTCGGCTGTACGCATGCATCGAATTCGTAGAACGCATGGCAAAAAGTTCTGCAACGAGCCGCGAGTTCGATGCGGTCGCGAAGCAAATACTGCAAGTGTTTCAGCTTGAGAAAGAACCGATCCGAACAGAGCTGCTGTGCGGTTTCGTGACAGCCTGGGCGAAGCGGCAGCCGGTGAATGAAGCTATTCGCAGAAGCCTCATCGCCTGCGTTCATGAAACGCGTCAGCGACTGGCAAGACAGGTCGAGTCTGGCATGAATGTCAAAGCTGATTCACAAATTGCTGACCTCGTTGAAGCCTGGTTGGCTGTGAAGGAGACCAATTTTCCCATCGATATTCTTGACCTGGTGGCAAATCCCGACCTGCGTGAGGATTTGAGAGCGAGAATCCTGATAGGAAACAAAGACTACCCTTCAGCGCTCTCGGCGGCGTTAAAAACTCTACCAGCAGATCGCCCCGACTTACTGATGCACATCTTCAAAAGGGCTTCTCTCAATCATCGCGCCGATTGGGCCCTGTCAGCCGCCGCGTCGCTGACAGGGATTGACCGAGGAGCTGCTTTGGCTGGCATCGCAGCGGGAGTTTCTGGACTTTTAAACGAAGAGTTTCCTCGCGACTGA
- a CDS encoding carbonic anhydrase: MSAHDPLSRRDFVLSAGLAAGIVSWNGFSTVQAETPKERPAPDAVLKKLLEGNQRFVDGKLTHPGRTPQDFLALSEGQAPPAIVITCADSRVAPEIIFDQGIGDLFVIRVAGNIVANAGPLVKGSIEFAVAVLGARLILIMGHSQCGAVKAAIEHIEANDALPGSIGQLIDPIRPAVRSVIGQPGDKLENVTRANVLAGVKALETLPPILSKAVSDGELKIVGGTYILNTGKVELYS, from the coding sequence ATGTCCGCTCACGACCCGTTGTCTCGCCGTGATTTTGTGCTCTCTGCCGGACTCGCGGCGGGCATCGTCAGTTGGAACGGGTTTTCGACGGTGCAAGCAGAGACGCCGAAAGAACGGCCAGCACCGGATGCGGTGCTCAAAAAGCTGCTTGAGGGGAACCAGCGGTTTGTCGATGGAAAGCTGACGCATCCCGGGCGGACGCCGCAAGACTTTCTCGCCCTCTCTGAAGGGCAGGCGCCGCCGGCCATTGTGATCACCTGTGCAGATTCCCGCGTCGCGCCGGAGATCATTTTCGATCAGGGGATCGGCGACCTGTTTGTGATTCGCGTTGCCGGCAACATCGTGGCCAATGCCGGGCCGCTGGTGAAGGGGAGCATCGAATTCGCTGTGGCCGTCCTCGGCGCGCGGCTGATTCTGATCATGGGTCACAGCCAGTGCGGAGCCGTCAAAGCCGCGATTGAACACATCGAAGCCAACGACGCTCTGCCAGGCTCCATTGGCCAGTTGATCGACCCGATCCGTCCTGCTGTGCGATCCGTCATTGGTCAGCCAGGTGACAAACTCGAAAACGTCACTCGGGCGAACGTCCTGGCCGGCGTGAAAGCCCTCGAAACGCTGCCGCCCATCCTGTCGAAAGCGGTGAGTGACGGCGAACTGAAAATCGTCGGCGGAACCTATATTTTGAATACGGGGAAGGTCGAGCTCTACAGTTGA
- a CDS encoding cation:proton antiporter domain-containing protein codes for MIESSSTFRSRWLLPAFYLALLAGGTLLFLLIRSVGETETPVGAAIPSGATAPSAHNVVLLHVLATITAVIVLGRLLARVFHYLGQPAVIGEVVAGILLGPSVLGAISPSAMHLLIPDAAADPHGRVLAALGTISQLGIVLYMFIVGLELNTKMLVKSAHAAVAISHASIVVPFVAGAGLALWLYPHFAPAGIPFTSFALFLGVAMAITAFPVLARILTDRGLDKTPLGVVALSCAATDDVTAWCLLAFVVGVAQANVSGAISIVIWAAIYIAAMLFVIRPLAVRYLQRGDGRIPAGTIPGLFIAVLASALTTEAIGIHAVFGGFLLGVIIPHDSPISRAVKLKLHDVVTMLLLPAFFAITGMNTRIGLISGWDNWLVCGAIILVATLGKFGGTLVAAQLAGINLRTSAALGVLMNTRGLMELIVLNIGLSLGVISPTLYAMMVLMALVTTMTTGPLLAVLWPKSDDEASDETPAAAAAVAIVHES; via the coding sequence ATGATCGAGAGTTCCTCCACTTTCCGTTCCCGCTGGCTGTTGCCCGCGTTTTACCTGGCTCTTCTGGCAGGCGGGACGTTGCTGTTTCTCCTGATTCGCTCGGTAGGCGAGACGGAAACCCCGGTCGGCGCCGCGATCCCCAGCGGAGCAACCGCGCCATCGGCGCACAATGTCGTTCTGCTGCATGTCCTCGCGACGATCACCGCGGTGATCGTGTTGGGGCGGCTGCTGGCCCGCGTCTTCCATTATCTCGGACAACCGGCGGTGATCGGGGAAGTGGTCGCGGGGATTCTGCTTGGTCCGTCGGTCCTGGGAGCGATCTCCCCGTCGGCCATGCACCTGCTCATTCCCGATGCCGCCGCCGATCCACATGGCCGGGTGCTCGCTGCGCTCGGAACGATTTCGCAGTTGGGCATCGTGCTCTATATGTTCATCGTCGGTCTCGAGCTGAACACCAAAATGCTGGTGAAGTCGGCGCATGCCGCAGTCGCGATTTCACATGCCAGCATCGTCGTACCATTCGTTGCAGGGGCCGGGCTCGCACTTTGGCTCTATCCGCATTTCGCCCCGGCAGGCATTCCCTTTACGAGCTTCGCCCTGTTTCTCGGCGTGGCGATGGCGATCACGGCCTTCCCGGTCCTGGCCCGAATTCTGACCGACCGTGGTCTCGACAAAACTCCGTTGGGCGTGGTCGCACTCAGTTGTGCGGCGACCGACGATGTCACCGCCTGGTGCCTGCTGGCGTTCGTGGTGGGGGTCGCACAGGCGAATGTCAGCGGGGCGATTTCCATCGTGATCTGGGCGGCGATCTACATTGCCGCGATGCTGTTCGTGATCCGACCGCTGGCAGTGCGTTACCTGCAACGCGGGGATGGCCGAATTCCGGCAGGGACGATTCCCGGCCTGTTCATTGCCGTACTCGCCTCCGCTTTGACGACAGAAGCGATCGGCATTCATGCCGTGTTCGGCGGGTTTCTACTCGGCGTCATCATCCCGCATGACAGCCCCATCAGCCGCGCCGTGAAACTCAAACTGCACGATGTCGTCACGATGCTCCTGCTTCCGGCCTTCTTCGCGATCACCGGCATGAACACCCGCATTGGACTCATTTCCGGCTGGGATAACTGGCTCGTCTGCGGAGCGATTATTCTGGTCGCCACCTTAGGGAAGTTCGGCGGAACTTTGGTCGCGGCACAGCTCGCAGGGATCAATCTGCGAACGTCGGCCGCGCTCGGCGTGCTGATGAATACCCGCGGCCTGATGGAACTGATCGTCCTGAATATCGGCCTGTCGCTCGGGGTTATTTCGCCGACGCTGTACGCCATGATGGTGCTGATGGCCCTGGTGACCACCATGACCACCGGCCCGCTGCTGGCGGTTCTCTGGCCGAAGTCAGACGATGAAGCATCCGATGAAACACCTGCAGCCGCCGCCGCGGTTGCCATCGTCCACGAGTCGTAG
- a CDS encoding thiamine phosphate synthase, which yields MSFLHLTAGAERALIRIRQNASEESAETTLFAQLLLGLLEDEGHAAEILRVAAVGEAALQTAVPAAAQPLVPVLEWQRNLVRRADQFAIELSTDGITGTEHLLLAAIDLDPYTAELLGRFQLTKTFLIAELSEAPEELHVSDAEFVQIRPAEQGQIEAAALARILDASANRCREGLRVIEDYVRFHLDDALLQRELKQIRHTLTQTLRYMGQSQWIPSRDSLRDVGPLGALASERARESLMDVLRASFKRVEEALRSLEEYGKLIDAELAVRISECRYRIYTVEKALETVVHNRQRLEQCRLYLLVTAANCRYTPEIVIRNTLEKGVDVVQIREKDMPDRELIAYGRKVREWTTAARALLIINDRPDIAAAVGADGVHLGQDDMDVASARRVLGGSGIIGVSTHSPEQARTALFDGADYLGVGPVFVSQTKEFPELAGLDYVQQAAVSLTIPWFAIGGITPDNLREVQFAGATRVAVSSSICQAPDPRGVTAEIAGRLRSAAEAAAMAATRNPPQ from the coding sequence ATGTCGTTTCTGCATCTCACTGCCGGCGCTGAGCGAGCTCTGATCCGCATCAGGCAGAACGCATCTGAAGAATCTGCTGAAACCACATTGTTTGCCCAATTGCTGTTGGGCCTGCTGGAAGATGAAGGGCACGCGGCCGAGATTCTGCGGGTTGCCGCGGTGGGTGAAGCCGCTCTGCAAACAGCCGTGCCTGCCGCCGCACAGCCGCTGGTGCCGGTACTGGAATGGCAGCGCAATCTGGTCCGTCGGGCAGACCAGTTTGCAATTGAACTCTCGACCGACGGCATCACCGGCACGGAACATCTACTGCTGGCGGCGATCGATCTAGATCCCTACACCGCCGAACTGCTTGGTCGATTTCAACTGACGAAAACTTTCCTGATAGCCGAACTCTCCGAAGCCCCTGAAGAACTCCACGTCTCGGATGCCGAATTTGTACAGATTCGTCCGGCAGAGCAGGGGCAGATTGAGGCCGCCGCCCTCGCCAGAATTCTCGACGCCAGCGCCAATCGCTGCCGTGAAGGCTTACGGGTGATCGAAGACTATGTGCGCTTCCATCTCGACGATGCGTTACTACAGCGTGAACTCAAGCAGATCCGTCACACGCTCACGCAGACGCTGCGCTACATGGGCCAATCACAGTGGATTCCGTCCCGCGACAGCCTGCGTGACGTCGGCCCGCTGGGGGCGCTAGCGTCCGAACGGGCACGCGAATCGTTGATGGACGTCCTCCGCGCGAGCTTCAAACGTGTGGAAGAAGCACTGCGGAGTCTCGAAGAGTACGGCAAGCTGATCGACGCGGAACTCGCGGTTCGGATTTCGGAATGCCGTTACCGGATCTACACGGTCGAGAAGGCACTGGAAACCGTGGTCCATAACCGCCAGCGGCTGGAACAGTGCCGTTTATACCTGCTGGTCACCGCCGCGAATTGTCGGTACACGCCGGAGATCGTGATTCGCAACACGCTCGAAAAAGGGGTTGATGTCGTTCAGATCCGTGAGAAGGACATGCCGGACCGCGAGCTGATTGCCTATGGCCGCAAGGTGCGGGAGTGGACCACCGCGGCACGGGCGTTATTGATCATCAATGACCGTCCTGACATTGCCGCCGCTGTCGGCGCGGATGGCGTCCATCTGGGGCAGGATGACATGGATGTCGCCTCTGCCCGGCGCGTGCTGGGAGGATCGGGCATCATTGGCGTCTCCACCCATTCTCCCGAACAAGCCCGCACGGCGCTCTTCGACGGGGCCGATTACCTGGGTGTCGGGCCGGTTTTCGTTTCGCAGACCAAAGAATTCCCGGAACTGGCCGGGCTGGATTATGTCCAGCAGGCGGCGGTGAGTTTGACGATTCCCTGGTTTGCCATCGGCGGCATCACCCCGGACAACCTTCGCGAAGTGCAATTCGCAGGTGCGACAAGAGTTGCAGTGAGCAGTTCGATTTGCCAGGCCCCCGACCCCCGGGGAGTCACCGCCGAGATCGCCGGGCGACTCCGGTCCGCAGCCGAAGCCGCTGCCATGGCTGCGACCAGAAATCCCCCGCAATAG